The proteins below come from a single Aegilops tauschii subsp. strangulata cultivar AL8/78 chromosome 6, Aet v6.0, whole genome shotgun sequence genomic window:
- the LOC109753829 gene encoding probable ascorbate-specific transmembrane electron transporter 1: protein MGLGVRAAPFTYVAHALAVVAAAMVLYWCIHFRGGLAFEAANKNLIFNVHPVLMLIGFIILGSEAIMVYKVLPTVNHDTTKLIHLILHAIALVLGAVGIYCAFKNHNETGIANLYSLHSWLGIGTISLYGIQWIFGFLAFFFPKAAPNVRKSALPWHALLGIFVYILALATAELGFLEKLTFLQSSGIDKYGPESFLVNFTALVVVLFGASVVVAVVAPARLEEPQGYAPIPEN from the exons ATGGGGCTGGGCGTGAGGGCGGCGCCGTTCACGTACGTGGCGCACGCGCTGGCCGTGGTGGCCGCCGCCATGGTGCTGTACTGGTGCATCCACTTCCGCGGCGGCCTCGCCTTCGAAGCCGCCAACAAGAACCTCATCTTCAAC GTTCATCCCGTTCTTATGTTGATTGGCTTTATTATTCTTGGCAGTGAAG CTATAATGGTATACAAGGTACTACCTACGGTGAACCATGATACAACTAAATTGATCCATCTAATACTCCATGCGATTGCGCTCGTGCTCGGTGCGGTCGGGATATACTGTGCTTTCAAGAATCACAATGAAACTGGAATTGCTAACCTTTACAGTCTGCATTCTTGGCTTGGAATAGGAACAATTTCTCTATATGGTATTCAG TGGATATTTggattcttggccttcttcttcccCAAGGCTGCGCCAAATGTGAGGAAGAGTGCTCTTCCTTGGCACGCACTACTTGGGATCTTCGTTTACATTTTAGCCCTGGCAACGGCAGAACTTGGGTTTCTGGAGAAGCTCACCTTCCTCCAAAGCTCAGGCATCGATAAATATGGACCAGAGTCATTTCTGGTGAACTTCACGGCATTGGTTGTTGTGCTATTTGGTGCCTCTGTTGTTGTAGCTGTTGTTGCTCCAGCTCGCCTTGAAGAGCCACAGGGTTACGCTCCCATCCCAGAAAACTAG